A single region of the Streptococcus macedonicus ACA-DC 198 genome encodes:
- the phnC gene encoding Methionine ABC transporter ATP-binding protein, whose protein sequence is MALLTLSNIHKTFEKGTVNENHVLRGLDLDIEQGNFISVIGGNGAGKSTLMNSIAGVVDIDKGDILLEGESIRKASVAARSKDISRVFQDPRMGTATNLMIEENMAIAYRRGKKRSFFKKSVTEQERELFKETLTELGLGLENRMKTDAAFLSGGQRQALTLAMATLVRPKILLLDEHTAALDPKTSDMVMHLTKKIVEEQELTTLMITHNMEHAIEYGNRLIMLYHGKIVVDVRGDEKKNLTVAQLMDLFHKNSGQALNDDALVLG, encoded by the coding sequence ATGGCACTTTTAACATTATCAAATATTCATAAAACCTTTGAAAAAGGAACTGTTAACGAAAATCACGTTTTGCGTGGCTTAGATTTAGACATTGAACAAGGTAATTTCATCTCTGTCATTGGAGGAAATGGTGCTGGGAAATCAACACTTATGAATTCCATTGCAGGCGTCGTTGACATTGACAAAGGAGACATTCTTCTGGAAGGAGAATCTATTCGTAAAGCTTCTGTTGCCGCACGTTCAAAAGATATTAGCCGTGTATTCCAAGACCCACGAATGGGAACAGCAACCAATTTAATGATTGAAGAAAATATGGCAATTGCTTACCGTCGTGGTAAAAAGCGCAGCTTCTTCAAAAAATCTGTCACTGAACAAGAACGTGAATTGTTCAAAGAAACATTGACAGAACTTGGTTTAGGACTGGAAAATCGTATGAAAACAGATGCGGCTTTCTTATCAGGAGGGCAACGTCAAGCACTAACGCTTGCCATGGCAACCTTGGTGCGCCCCAAAATTCTTCTCTTAGATGAACACACAGCAGCCCTTGACCCAAAAACAAGTGACATGGTTATGCATTTAACGAAAAAAATCGTTGAAGAACAAGAGCTAACAACTTTAATGATTACCCATAATATGGAACACGCTATCGAGTATGGTAACCGTCTTATCATGCTTTATCATGGAAAAATCGTGGTTGACGTTCGCGGTGATGAAAAGAAAAATCTCACCGTTGCTCAACTCATGGACCTCTTCCATAAAAATAGCGGTCAAGCCCTAAATGACGACGCCCTAGTGCTGGGGTGA
- the groS gene encoding Heat shock protein 60 family co-chaperone GroES: MLKPLGDRVVLKVEEEKEQTVGGFVLAGASKERTQVATVVAVGDGARTLTGELVAPSVAAGDKVIIENGVGIEVKDDDNTVTIVHEADILAILA; encoded by the coding sequence ATGTTAAAACCATTAGGTGACCGTGTGGTCTTGAAAGTTGAAGAAGAAAAAGAGCAAACAGTTGGTGGCTTTGTCCTTGCTGGCGCAAGCAAAGAAAGAACTCAAGTAGCAACTGTTGTAGCAGTCGGTGACGGTGCTCGTACCTTGACAGGTGAACTGGTAGCGCCAAGTGTTGCAGCAGGTGATAAAGTCATTATTGAAAATGGTGTTGGAATTGAAGTTAAAGACGACGATAACACAGTAACTATCGTTCATGAAGCAGATATTTTGGCTATTCTAGCATAA
- the groL gene encoding Heat shock protein 60 family chaperone GroEL, whose product MAKDIKFSADARASMMRGVDILADTVKVTLGPKGRNVVLEKSFGSPLITNDGVTIAKEIELEDHFENMGAKLVSEVASKTNDIAGDGTTTATVLTQAIVREGLKNVTAGANPIGIRRGIESAVAVAVDELKAIAQPVANKEAIAQVAAVSSRSEKVGEYISEAMEKVGNDGVITIEESRGMETELDVVEGMQFDRGYLSQYMVTDNEKMVADLENPYILITDKKISNIQDILPLLEEVLKTSRPLLIIADDVDGEALPTLVLNKIRGTFNVVAVKAPGFGDRRKAMLEDIAVLTGGTVITEDLGLDLKDTNITALGQAAKVTVDKDSTVIVEGAGEASAIANRVNVIKSQLEATTSEFDREKLQERLAKLTGGVAVIKVGAATETELKEMKLRIEDALNATRAAVEEGIVAGGGTALVNVISKVAELELDGDEATGRNIVLRALEEPVRQIAFNAGYEGSVIIERLKNSEVGTGFNAANGEWVNMVEAGIIDPVKVTRSALQNAASVASLILTTEAVVANHPKPAAPAPAAPGMDPSLMGGF is encoded by the coding sequence ATGGCAAAAGATATTAAATTTTCAGCAGATGCACGTGCAAGCATGATGCGTGGTGTGGATATTTTGGCAGATACCGTCAAAGTAACCTTAGGCCCTAAAGGTCGTAACGTGGTTCTTGAAAAATCATTTGGTTCACCACTTATCACAAATGATGGTGTGACAATTGCCAAAGAAATCGAATTAGAAGACCATTTTGAAAATATGGGAGCTAAACTTGTATCAGAAGTTGCTTCAAAAACAAACGACATCGCTGGTGACGGTACGACAACTGCCACAGTATTGACACAAGCTATCGTTCGTGAAGGTCTTAAAAACGTTACTGCGGGTGCAAACCCAATTGGTATCCGTCGTGGTATCGAATCAGCTGTCGCTGTTGCAGTTGACGAATTGAAAGCTATTGCTCAACCAGTTGCTAATAAAGAAGCGATTGCTCAAGTCGCTGCGGTTTCATCACGTTCTGAAAAAGTTGGTGAATACATTTCAGAAGCTATGGAAAAAGTTGGCAACGACGGTGTTATCACTATCGAAGAATCACGTGGTATGGAAACAGAACTTGACGTTGTTGAAGGTATGCAATTTGACCGTGGTTACCTTTCACAATACATGGTCACTGACAATGAAAAAATGGTTGCTGACCTTGAAAATCCATACATCTTGATTACAGATAAGAAAATCTCAAACATTCAAGACATTTTGCCACTTCTTGAAGAAGTGCTAAAAACTAGTCGTCCACTTCTTATTATTGCTGATGATGTTGACGGTGAAGCTCTTCCAACACTTGTGCTTAACAAAATTCGTGGTACTTTCAACGTTGTAGCTGTTAAGGCTCCTGGATTTGGTGACCGTCGTAAAGCAATGCTTGAAGATATTGCTGTTTTAACTGGTGGTACTGTCATCACAGAAGACCTTGGTCTTGATTTGAAAGATACCAACATTACAGCTCTTGGACAAGCTGCTAAAGTAACTGTTGATAAAGATAGTACAGTTATTGTTGAAGGAGCTGGTGAGGCTTCAGCTATCGCTAATCGTGTCAATGTGATTAAATCACAACTCGAAGCAACAACATCAGAATTTGACCGTGAAAAATTACAAGAACGTTTGGCTAAATTAACTGGTGGAGTAGCTGTTATCAAAGTTGGTGCAGCGACAGAAACAGAATTGAAAGAAATGAAATTGCGTATTGAAGATGCGCTTAATGCCACACGCGCTGCCGTTGAAGAAGGTATTGTTGCAGGTGGTGGTACAGCACTTGTCAATGTCATTTCAAAAGTTGCTGAACTTGAACTTGACGGTGATGAAGCAACAGGTCGTAATATTGTTCTTCGTGCTCTTGAAGAACCAGTTCGTCAAATTGCATTCAACGCTGGTTACGAAGGTTCAGTTATTATCGAACGCTTGAAAAACTCAGAAGTTGGTACAGGATTTAACGCTGCAAACGGTGAATGGGTAAATATGGTTGAAGCAGGTATCATTGACCCTGTTAAAGTAACACGTTCAGCCCTTCAAAATGCCGCATCAGTTGCAAGTCTTATTTTGACAACTGAAGCCGTTGTAGCTAATCATCCAAAACCAGCTGCACCAGCGCCAGCAGCTCCAGGCATGGACCCATCATTGATGGGTGGCTTCTAA
- the rgg gene encoding Positive transcriptional regulator, MutR family, with protein sequence MILNEKELMNLGELYRELRVARGLKLKDVARGNLSLSQLSKFENGQTMLAADKLLVAISGIHMSFAEFGHALNHYQESPFFAVGKQIAKLQLKGDVEGLKQLLNTLEDTETFDTHNRLNRIDVASAIHSLDPNYEIADEDKKFLTDYLYGIEEWTEYELYIFGNTMAILSDADLIFLGKAFAERDKFYLSLPQHKKTAELTFLNIIFALIDREEFYYTTFFIDKLEKLLNYQDMFAIVVLNFLRQILAYLKGEITTTEPMEEYIEMVEKLGNPTTALVLRERLEEFCLKDKKRADKQPPLT encoded by the coding sequence ATGATATTGAACGAAAAAGAATTAATGAATTTAGGTGAACTTTATCGGGAACTCAGAGTGGCGCGTGGGTTAAAATTAAAAGATGTGGCACGTGGCAATTTGTCTCTTTCACAATTATCAAAATTTGAAAACGGGCAAACAATGTTAGCAGCTGATAAATTGTTAGTAGCTATTTCTGGGATTCACATGAGTTTCGCCGAGTTCGGGCACGCTTTAAATCATTATCAAGAAAGCCCCTTTTTTGCTGTTGGTAAACAGATTGCAAAATTACAGTTAAAGGGTGATGTTGAAGGATTAAAACAATTGCTGAACACTTTGGAAGATACGGAAACATTTGACACCCATAACCGACTAAATAGGATAGATGTCGCTAGCGCTATTCATTCACTAGACCCAAATTATGAAATCGCCGATGAGGACAAGAAGTTTTTGACAGACTATCTTTATGGTATAGAAGAATGGACGGAGTATGAACTGTACATTTTTGGAAATACAATGGCTATTTTGTCAGATGCAGATTTGATTTTCTTAGGGAAAGCTTTTGCAGAACGTGATAAGTTTTATTTATCATTACCGCAGCATAAAAAAACAGCAGAGCTAACCTTTTTAAATATCATTTTTGCGCTAATTGACCGCGAAGAGTTTTATTACACCACTTTTTTCATTGATAAACTGGAAAAATTATTAAATTATCAAGATATGTTTGCAATTGTTGTTTTAAATTTCTTAAGGCAAATTCTAGCTTATTTAAAAGGTGAAATAACAACGACCGAACCAATGGAAGAATATATTGAAATGGTAGAAAAACTAGGTAACCCTACAACTGCTTTGGTGTTAAGAGAACGGTTAGAAGAATTTTGCCTAAAAGACAAGAAAAGAGCAGATAAACAACCACCGCTAACCTAA